From a region of the Deinococcus terrestris genome:
- a CDS encoding Rqc2 family fibronectin-binding protein yields MEGLMLARVLGDLAPHLPARTLGWAFPDETTAALLLDGVGNLVLSYRPPQPVVFLSRERLRGEPHNGFQRYLAARVRGDLTAAEQLKLDRVFALHFAGEDGFVPQPPTRLVFEVTGRNANVLVLEPGEGFSGRILIAAREITGSRNRFRTVRSGGEYTPPPPYDKLDPRTLTAEEARSLATLPIGRWRERLDGLGPLLGAELGRRAGLPPGEVPGDRWPQVLAAVQSLVADPSVSEGVMQEGAREAARAEKAAALQKALREPLDKRVTLLDNQLADVSRAEAGLDAAAQDRAEADLLMAYAHTVEPGAASALLPAFDGSGEVPVALDPSLGAVQNAEKRYARARRREEVYERLAEREPGLRAELEEARARLAQLDTASLEELEALSATLQQERPEKSPYGMRFTTPGGFEVLVGRNNKENATLTHRLGRSLDHWFHAQGYPGSHVLVRSGGRDLDLPDILYAARLAAAHSKARGSSNVPVDYTRIKHVWRPRGAPAGQVHYTDQKTVFVDGTLPE; encoded by the coding sequence ATGGAAGGGCTGATGCTCGCGCGGGTGCTGGGGGACCTCGCCCCGCACCTGCCCGCCCGCACGCTGGGCTGGGCCTTTCCCGACGAGACGACGGCGGCGCTGCTGCTCGACGGCGTGGGGAATCTGGTGCTCAGCTACCGCCCGCCGCAGCCCGTCGTGTTCCTGTCGCGCGAGCGGCTGCGCGGCGAGCCGCACAACGGCTTTCAGCGTTACCTCGCGGCGCGGGTGCGCGGCGACCTGACGGCGGCCGAGCAGCTCAAGCTCGACCGGGTGTTCGCGCTGCATTTCGCGGGGGAGGACGGCTTCGTGCCCCAGCCTCCCACCCGGCTGGTGTTCGAGGTGACCGGGCGCAACGCCAACGTGCTGGTGCTGGAGCCTGGCGAGGGCTTTTCGGGGCGCATCCTGATCGCCGCCCGCGAGATCACCGGGAGCCGCAACCGCTTCCGCACGGTGCGCTCGGGGGGCGAGTACACCCCGCCGCCCCCCTACGACAAGCTCGACCCCCGCACGCTGACGGCCGAGGAGGCCCGCTCGCTCGCCACCCTTCCCATCGGGCGCTGGCGCGAGCGCCTCGACGGGCTGGGGCCGCTGCTGGGCGCCGAACTCGGGCGCCGAGCGGGGCTGCCCCCCGGTGAGGTTCCCGGCGACCGCTGGCCGCAGGTGCTGGCTGCCGTGCAGTCCCTGGTCGCCGATCCCAGCGTCTCCGAGGGCGTGATGCAGGAGGGTGCCCGCGAGGCCGCCCGCGCCGAAAAGGCCGCTGCCCTGCAGAAGGCCCTGCGCGAACCGCTGGACAAGCGGGTGACCCTGTTGGACAACCAGCTCGCGGACGTGTCCCGCGCCGAGGCCGGGCTGGACGCCGCCGCGCAGGACCGCGCCGAGGCCGACCTGCTGATGGCCTACGCCCACACGGTGGAACCCGGTGCGGCCTCCGCCCTGCTGCCTGCCTTCGACGGCAGCGGGGAGGTTCCGGTGGCCCTCGACCCCAGCCTGGGCGCGGTGCAAAACGCCGAGAAGCGGTATGCCCGCGCCCGCCGCCGCGAGGAGGTCTACGAGCGGCTGGCCGAGCGCGAACCGGGTCTGCGGGCCGAGCTGGAGGAAGCCCGCGCCCGCCTCGCGCAGCTCGACACGGCCAGCCTGGAGGAACTGGAGGCCCTCTCGGCCACCCTCCAGCAGGAGCGCCCGGAGAAGAGTCCCTACGGCATGCGCTTCACCACGCCGGGCGGCTTCGAGGTGCTCGTCGGGCGCAACAACAAGGAAAACGCCACGCTGACGCACCGCCTGGGGCGCAGCCTGGACCACTGGTTCCACGCGCAGGGCTACCCCGGCAGCCACGTCCTGGTGCGCTCGGGGGGGCGCGACCTCGACCTCCCCGACATCCTGTACGCGGCGCGGCTGGCGGCGGCTCACTCCAAGGCGCGGGGCAGTTCCAACGTGCCGGTGGACTACACCCGCATCAAGCACGTGTGGCGGCCCAGGGGGGCTCCGGCGGGGCAGGTGCATTACACCGATCAAAAGACGGTGTTCGTGGACGGCACGCTGCCGGAGTAG
- a CDS encoding carbohydrate kinase family protein — protein MSAAVPLPLPAIVSAGEALTDLVTAGEGLWRAHPGGAGWNVARACARLGVASAFAGAVGRDNFGDDLARAGAEAGLDGRFLQRAPQPTLMAVVYQLDPPAYRFLGENSADLHFDPARLPEGWLGAARWLHVGGISLARPPLSGTLLDLVAGAKAAGVRVSFDPNARSPHRHPDYRATFERVTRQADLLKLSDEDLAFFFPGQSEADALRHLRGLNPRAPLVVTRGGACASLYHAAGRVDLPPVPVRVADTVGAGDALCAGLLVSATQRPEALWTEHLQLGLRAAAAACARPGAYAPTREDLAALPG, from the coding sequence ATGAGCGCCGCTGTCCCTCTGCCTCTGCCCGCCATCGTGAGCGCCGGAGAAGCCCTGACCGACCTCGTGACTGCCGGGGAGGGCCTGTGGCGGGCGCATCCCGGCGGGGCGGGGTGGAACGTGGCCCGCGCGTGCGCCCGGCTGGGGGTGGCCTCGGCCTTCGCGGGGGCGGTGGGCAGGGACAACTTCGGGGACGACCTCGCGCGGGCGGGGGCAGAGGCGGGGCTGGACGGGCGCTTCTTGCAGCGGGCGCCGCAGCCGACGTTGATGGCGGTGGTCTACCAGCTCGACCCGCCCGCCTACCGCTTCCTGGGGGAGAACAGCGCCGACCTGCACTTTGACCCAGCGCGGCTACCGGAAGGCTGGCTGGGCGCGGCCCGCTGGCTGCATGTGGGCGGCATCAGCCTCGCGCGGCCTCCCCTCTCGGGGACGCTGCTGGACCTCGTGGCAGGGGCAAAAGCGGCGGGCGTGCGCGTCAGCTTCGACCCCAATGCCCGCAGCCCCCACCGCCACCCGGACTACCGGGCGACCTTCGAGCGGGTCACGCGTCAGGCCGACCTTCTCAAACTCAGCGACGAGGACCTCGCCTTCTTCTTTCCCGGCCAGAGCGAGGCGGATGCCCTGCGGCACCTGCGGGGCCTGAATCCCCGCGCTCCGCTGGTCGTCACGCGCGGTGGGGCTTGCGCGAGCCTCTACCACGCGGCCGGACGGGTGGACCTGCCCCCCGTGCCCGTGCGTGTCGCGGACACGGTCGGGGCCGGGGACGCCTTGTGCGCGGGCCTGCTGGTGTCCGCAACGCAGCGCCCCGAGGCCCTCTGGACCGAGCACTTGCAGCTTGGCCTGCGGGCGGCGGCGGCGGCGTGTGCGCGGCCCGGCGCCTACGCGCCGACGCGGGAAGATCTCGCGGCCCTGCCAGGCTAA
- a CDS encoding BamA/OMP85 family outer membrane protein: protein MRHSHTLALTLVLAAPAAAQQAATVQDVVVNGTTELLANYVKATLSIQPGASLSSVNLRQVEQDVLGTGYFRTAVAELRTVNGRDTLVVNVVPNATIGKIEATGLTFLPAEGFKQSIAELLNVAPGATLNNARLEQAREALAQNYRSEGFPFTPSISAQTKVNTDGTVDVTFVVDETAPISRVEVGGVTLLPAERVTAIFKPLYDAKRFTPQAFYGAVEALGRAYDEAGYVQSGVNVLATTLEGGVLRVQVIEGRASAVNFDGVQPPAGTTLQTRVGQPLSLERLRADVRTLSNVTGRPVGFALQADPQNPAQVAVFFGAADVASGPVRSIAFTGNTQVPTATLAAAIKTKVGDVYSPQLAQQDFLALRDAYRRAGFEISTRDAVTFNEGVLTFNIREVRLAGYELQWQGQKRTQDRVILRELPATGGLFNLNDLRAGLARVSRLGYVQIVGTDVRSDPQNPENITYVLTVAESSQGIPVGLGLQYDTLTGFAGDVTYENPNLFGLGQNLSVRAGAQQNDARQNLFGSVSYTIPWLDLDFLDFRENRTSLSTSVYSNVSGNLPLTDRSGDTTVDTGREYTTRNTGFGVSLGRSITQNLRVSLGAGYSYRTYFLEPLKDDDETAVETPLTDAQAQAVLPETSRTTSLSASTVYDTRDNPEFPSSGVRATGEVSYAFGAEGERPVGYTTAEVGASTYLGLGRTLDKGLGIQSRQQAVAVRVNGGTLQGNAPSGAGFSVGGSSPNASRELRGLENNALFGTNYLTASAEYRYDFNLTNSFTQGVYGVLFADVGDAWNDGESFEANYGIGAGVQLNLGLGGARLPSLRFDYGYSPQNGSGKFYFRLGNFF from the coding sequence ATGCGACATTCCCACACGCTCGCCCTGACCCTCGTGCTCGCCGCGCCCGCCGCCGCGCAGCAGGCCGCCACCGTGCAGGACGTGGTCGTTAACGGCACGACCGAACTGCTCGCCAATTACGTCAAGGCCACGCTGAGCATCCAGCCCGGCGCGTCCCTGTCCAGCGTGAACCTGCGTCAGGTCGAGCAGGACGTGCTGGGCACCGGCTACTTCCGCACCGCCGTGGCCGAACTGCGTACCGTGAATGGCCGCGACACGCTGGTCGTCAACGTCGTGCCCAACGCCACCATCGGCAAGATCGAGGCGACTGGGCTGACCTTTCTGCCCGCCGAGGGCTTCAAGCAGAGCATCGCCGAACTGCTGAACGTGGCCCCCGGCGCCACCCTGAACAACGCCCGCCTCGAGCAGGCCAGAGAAGCCTTGGCGCAGAACTACCGCTCCGAAGGCTTTCCCTTCACCCCCAGCATCAGCGCCCAGACGAAGGTAAACACCGACGGCACGGTGGACGTGACCTTCGTGGTCGATGAGACGGCGCCGATCAGCCGGGTGGAGGTCGGGGGCGTGACCCTGCTGCCCGCCGAGCGGGTCACCGCGATCTTCAAGCCGCTGTACGACGCCAAGCGCTTCACACCCCAGGCCTTCTACGGGGCGGTCGAGGCCCTGGGGCGGGCCTACGACGAGGCCGGGTACGTTCAGAGCGGCGTGAACGTCCTGGCAACCACGCTGGAGGGCGGCGTGCTGCGGGTGCAGGTGATTGAGGGCCGCGCCTCGGCGGTCAACTTCGACGGCGTGCAGCCCCCGGCGGGGACGACCCTTCAGACGCGGGTGGGCCAGCCCCTCTCGCTGGAGCGGCTGCGGGCCGACGTGCGGACGCTCTCGAACGTGACCGGGCGTCCGGTGGGCTTCGCCTTGCAGGCCGATCCCCAGAACCCCGCGCAGGTCGCCGTGTTTTTCGGCGCAGCCGACGTGGCGAGCGGGCCGGTGCGCTCCATCGCCTTTACGGGCAACACCCAGGTCCCCACCGCGACCCTGGCGGCCGCGATCAAGACCAAGGTGGGCGACGTGTACTCGCCCCAGCTCGCCCAGCAGGACTTCCTCGCGCTGCGCGACGCCTACCGCCGCGCCGGGTTTGAAATCAGCACCCGTGACGCGGTGACCTTCAACGAAGGCGTGCTGACCTTCAACATCCGTGAAGTGCGCCTCGCGGGGTACGAACTTCAGTGGCAGGGCCAGAAGCGCACCCAGGACCGGGTAATCCTGCGCGAGCTGCCCGCGACGGGCGGGCTCTTCAACCTGAATGATCTGCGGGCGGGCTTGGCACGGGTCAGCCGCCTGGGGTACGTGCAGATCGTGGGCACCGATGTCCGCAGCGATCCCCAGAACCCCGAGAACATCACCTACGTCCTGACCGTGGCCGAGAGCAGCCAGGGCATCCCGGTGGGGCTGGGGCTGCAATACGACACCCTGACGGGCTTCGCGGGCGACGTGACCTACGAGAACCCCAACCTCTTCGGGCTGGGTCAGAACCTGTCGGTCCGGGCAGGGGCGCAGCAAAACGACGCCCGGCAGAACCTGTTCGGTAGCGTCTCCTACACCATTCCGTGGCTGGACCTCGATTTCCTCGACTTCCGCGAGAACCGCACCAGTCTCAGCACCTCGGTGTACAGCAACGTCTCGGGGAACCTGCCTCTCACGGACCGCAGCGGCGACACCACCGTGGATACCGGGCGCGAGTACACCACCCGCAACACCGGCTTCGGCGTCTCGCTGGGCCGCAGCATCACCCAGAACCTGCGGGTGTCGCTGGGGGCCGGGTACAGCTACCGCACCTACTTCCTCGAACCCCTCAAGGACGACGACGAGACGGCCGTCGAGACGCCCCTGACCGACGCGCAGGCGCAGGCCGTGCTGCCCGAGACCAGCCGCACCACCTCGCTGAGCGCCAGCACCGTCTACGACACGCGCGACAACCCCGAATTCCCGTCAAGCGGCGTGCGGGCGACCGGTGAAGTGTCCTACGCCTTTGGGGCCGAGGGCGAGCGTCCGGTGGGCTACACCACCGCCGAGGTTGGGGCCAGCACCTACCTGGGCCTGGGCCGCACCTTGGACAAGGGGCTGGGCATCCAGAGCCGTCAGCAGGCCGTGGCCGTGCGCGTCAACGGCGGCACCCTCCAGGGCAACGCGCCCAGCGGCGCCGGCTTCAGCGTGGGCGGCAGCAGCCCCAACGCCTCGCGCGAACTGCGCGGTCTGGAAAACAACGCCCTGTTCGGCACCAACTACCTGACCGCCAGCGCCGAGTACCGGTACGACTTCAACCTCACCAACTCCTTTACCCAGGGTGTGTACGGGGTGCTGTTCGCCGACGTGGGCGACGCCTGGAACGACGGCGAGAGCTTCGAGGCCAACTACGGCATCGGCGCGGGCGTGCAGCTCAACCTGGGGCTGGGTGGGGCGCGGCTGCCCTCCCTGCGCTTCGACTACGGCTACAGCCCCCAGAACGGCAGCGGCAAGTTCTACTTCCGCCTGGGGAACTTCTTCTAA
- a CDS encoding YggS family pyridoxal phosphate enzyme, with amino-acid sequence MTVPAVLAAIRAAEAEAGREPGSVRLVAVTKGQGLDAIERAVLPHAALQPGGLPLGEGRAQELRDKAALRPDLEWHFIGPLQLNKVKYMRPVTLIHALEEARQAEALADAASKWGRAPAVLLQVHNGEAQKHGVAPDDLRRVHAEVAATGLTVRGLMVMAPDGDPEAARRVFTDTARRAHDLGLPELSMGMSGDYDLAIHAGATLVRVGRSLFL; translated from the coding sequence ATGACCGTTCCGGCGGTGCTGGCCGCCATTCGCGCGGCCGAAGCCGAGGCTGGGCGCGAGCCGGGCAGCGTCCGGCTGGTGGCCGTGACCAAGGGACAGGGCCTGGACGCCATTGAGCGCGCCGTGCTGCCCCACGCGGCCCTGCAACCCGGCGGCCTCCCGCTGGGCGAGGGCCGCGCCCAGGAGCTGCGCGACAAGGCGGCCCTGCGCCCTGACCTGGAGTGGCATTTCATCGGGCCACTGCAACTCAACAAGGTCAAGTACATGCGCCCGGTCACCCTGATTCACGCGCTGGAGGAAGCGCGGCAGGCCGAGGCCCTCGCCGACGCCGCGAGCAAGTGGGGCCGCGCCCCCGCCGTGCTGCTTCAGGTCCACAATGGGGAGGCGCAGAAACACGGCGTTGCCCCGGACGACCTGCGCCGGGTCCACGCCGAGGTCGCGGCCACCGGCCTCACGGTGCGCGGCCTGATGGTGATGGCGCCGGACGGTGACCCAGAAGCCGCCCGGCGCGTCTTTACCGACACGGCGCGGCGGGCGCACGACCTCGGCCTTCCGGAACTCAGCATGGGCATGAGCGGCGACTACGACCTCGCCATTCACGCGGGCGCGACCCTGGTGCGCGTCGGAAGGAGCCTTTTTCTATGA
- a CDS encoding DivIVA domain-containing protein: MTTSPLTEQTPTPTEAPRLSDALLPHSPETLSPLDISHQTFGRRTFGYDRGAVRGFLDRVAGRVEALLHERQALRERLGSLERELEERRQSEDEIRRAVVAAERIGHDLRENAARQCELMLSQAQTECDALRQAAETRSAELEAAHEVRVAELEVSYRDRMAELERQHHDLTLERDRAHAERTTYLDRAYSERHADLSARLSAVRTEYAQFVSQYRALMQSFSELSARHLPAADDSLPATAPVTVIHETATVDAEDSRPGEGNRPPLVEQNFA, translated from the coding sequence ATGACGACCTCACCCCTGACCGAACAGACCCCGACCCCCACCGAAGCCCCCCGCCTCAGCGACGCGCTGCTGCCGCACTCGCCCGAGACCCTGAGTCCCCTGGACATCTCCCACCAAACCTTCGGCCGCCGGACCTTCGGGTACGACCGGGGCGCGGTGCGCGGCTTTCTGGACCGGGTCGCGGGCCGCGTGGAGGCGCTGCTGCACGAGCGGCAGGCCCTGCGCGAGCGCCTGGGCAGCCTGGAGCGCGAGCTGGAGGAACGCCGCCAGTCCGAGGACGAGATTCGCCGGGCGGTGGTCGCCGCCGAGCGCATCGGGCACGACCTGCGCGAGAACGCCGCGCGGCAGTGCGAGCTGATGCTCTCGCAGGCGCAGACCGAGTGCGACGCCCTGCGGCAGGCCGCCGAAACCCGCTCCGCCGAGCTGGAAGCGGCGCACGAGGTGCGGGTGGCCGAGCTGGAGGTCAGCTACCGCGACCGCATGGCCGAACTGGAGCGCCAGCACCATGACCTCACCCTGGAACGCGACCGCGCCCACGCCGAGCGCACCACCTATCTGGACCGCGCCTACAGCGAGCGCCACGCCGATCTTAGCGCCCGCCTGAGTGCCGTCCGCACCGAGTACGCGCAGTTCGTGAGCCAGTACCGCGCCCTCATGCAGTCCTTCTCCGAACTCAGTGCCCGGCACCTTCCCGCCGCCGATGACAGCCTCCCGGCGACCGCGCCCGTGACCGTCATTCACGAAACCGCCACCGTGGACGCGGAAGACTCCCGGCCCGGCGAGGGAAACCGCCCGCCGCTGGTCGAGCAGAACTTCGCGTGA
- the panD gene encoding aspartate 1-decarboxylase: MERIMFRAKIHRATVTQADLDYVGSVTIDQDLLDAADILPNERVDIYNVTNGNRLSTYALSGPRGSGVIGINGAAAHLVQPGDLVIIAAYGNFTEEEARTLDPRVVIVDAHNRPVDLQPA; encoded by the coding sequence GTGGAACGCATCATGTTCAGGGCCAAGATTCACCGCGCGACCGTCACGCAGGCGGACCTTGACTACGTCGGGAGCGTGACCATCGATCAGGACCTGCTCGATGCGGCCGACATCCTGCCCAACGAGCGGGTGGATATCTACAACGTCACCAACGGCAACCGCCTGAGCACCTACGCCCTGAGCGGGCCGCGGGGCAGCGGCGTGATCGGCATCAACGGGGCCGCTGCGCACCTCGTGCAGCCCGGCGACCTCGTGATTATCGCGGCCTACGGCAACTTTACCGAGGAAGAGGCCCGGACCCTCGACCCCCGCGTGGTCATCGTGGACGCGCACAACCGTCCGGTGGACTTGCAACCAGCCTGA
- a CDS encoding HD-GYP domain-containing protein: MVPRWITPLGLMAGGAGVFWAVSAEQVGLLAGLTVALSALTWGLGGLVRWVPLVGYVMAFLFSAAWGEGLGVPGLLGALLLVAGLGALGLRDSALAAEVAALRRVTAAFQEGSGRLVEANRAEDIVRAGVSMLADLGLAPNLAYVGYVRGTPQVLGARGAFVEQLHRPIYQVGDSHSVQADHALAEEVLALLPSEVRGHYLSVPVTGGGHDLGLLVFSRPGAPFSAAERGMLESCACLIGSQLGQWEAICELRAANDLTLRSLGAALERRDDETGGHTTRVVGASVRLARSLGWDEERIAALRRGAYLHDLGKLAIPDRVLHKRGPLDTEERRIIESHSVIGYNLLQDLHFLPAETLDLVRHHHERWDGSGYPARLRGHDIPETARLFAVVDVYDALTSARPYKAAWSRPQALQELRAQAGRQLDPQYVAAFVEMIEADHHDDVRLVS; encoded by the coding sequence ATGGTGCCGCGCTGGATAACGCCACTTGGACTGATGGCGGGAGGGGCCGGAGTGTTCTGGGCCGTATCCGCAGAACAGGTTGGCCTGCTTGCTGGACTCACCGTCGCCCTCTCCGCCCTGACGTGGGGGCTGGGTGGCCTGGTGCGCTGGGTTCCCCTGGTGGGATATGTGATGGCCTTCCTGTTCTCGGCGGCCTGGGGAGAGGGCCTGGGGGTGCCGGGACTGCTGGGCGCCCTGCTGCTGGTGGCCGGGTTGGGCGCCCTGGGGCTGCGCGACAGCGCCCTGGCCGCCGAGGTCGCGGCCCTGCGGCGGGTGACGGCGGCGTTTCAGGAGGGCAGCGGCCGCCTGGTCGAAGCGAACCGCGCCGAGGACATCGTTCGGGCGGGCGTCTCGATGCTGGCGGACCTGGGCCTCGCCCCGAACCTCGCCTACGTGGGCTACGTGCGCGGCACCCCGCAGGTCCTGGGGGCGCGGGGGGCCTTTGTCGAGCAGCTGCACCGCCCGATCTATCAGGTGGGCGACAGCCACAGCGTGCAGGCCGACCATGCCCTCGCGGAAGAGGTGCTCGCCCTGTTACCGTCCGAGGTGCGGGGTCACTATCTGTCGGTTCCGGTGACGGGTGGGGGGCATGACCTGGGTCTGCTGGTGTTCAGCCGCCCCGGCGCTCCCTTCAGCGCCGCCGAACGCGGAATGCTGGAATCGTGCGCCTGCCTGATCGGCTCGCAACTCGGGCAGTGGGAGGCGATCTGCGAACTCCGGGCCGCCAACGACCTCACCCTGCGCTCGCTGGGAGCGGCCCTGGAGCGGCGCGACGACGAGACGGGCGGCCACACCACCCGCGTGGTGGGGGCCAGCGTGCGCCTCGCCCGCTCGCTGGGCTGGGACGAGGAGCGGATCGCGGCCCTGCGGCGCGGCGCCTACCTGCACGACCTGGGCAAGCTGGCGATTCCCGACCGGGTGCTGCACAAGCGCGGTCCCCTGGACACCGAGGAGCGCCGCATCATCGAGTCGCACAGCGTGATCGGGTACAACCTCCTGCAAGACCTGCACTTCCTGCCCGCCGAAACCCTCGACCTCGTGCGGCATCACCACGAGCGCTGGGACGGCAGCGGCTACCCCGCCCGGCTGCGCGGCCACGACATCCCGGAGACGGCCCGCCTCTTTGCCGTCGTCGACGTGTACGACGCCCTCACGAGTGCGCGGCCCTACAAGGCGGCGTGGTCCCGGCCCCAGGCCCTGCAGGAACTCCGCGCCCAGGCCGGACGGCAACTCGACCCGCAGTACGTGGCCGCCTTCGTGGAGATGATCGAGGCCGACCACCACGACGACGTGCGGCTGGTGTCCTGA
- a CDS encoding histone deacetylase family protein, with amino-acid sequence MSVSAPAFSHPFRAYTPAAYTFPLPEGHRFPAYKYAGVRDRLTGLLPVLDTPALRWADAARIHDPAWLRRWRRGEVTAAEERAFGLPWSGGVVERARRAAGGSLAALHDALRCGWGANLAGGTHHAFRDRAEGFCLINDAALLTRIALDEGLARRVAVLDLDVHQGNGTAALLAAESRALTVSVHGERNYPFRKERSSLDLGLPDGVTDGEYLEVLRGQVLPALEAFRPDLLLYLAGADVLAGDRFGRFALTLDGVGARNRAVLTWAREAGVPVVTMMAGGYNRDHALTVAAHARVVLDGLDVFSS; translated from the coding sequence GTGAGCGTCTCCGCCCCCGCCTTCTCCCACCCCTTCCGGGCATACACCCCGGCCGCCTACACCTTTCCCCTCCCGGAAGGGCACCGCTTTCCGGCCTACAAGTACGCGGGGGTCCGCGACCGCCTGACAGGTCTGCTGCCCGTGCTGGACACTCCCGCCCTGCGCTGGGCCGATGCCGCCCGCATTCACGACCCCGCCTGGCTGCGCCGCTGGCGCCGGGGCGAGGTCACGGCCGCCGAGGAACGGGCCTTCGGGCTGCCCTGGAGTGGCGGGGTGGTCGAGCGTGCCCGCCGCGCCGCCGGGGGAAGTCTGGCCGCGCTTCACGACGCACTCAGGTGCGGCTGGGGCGCGAACCTGGCGGGGGGCACCCACCACGCCTTCCGCGACCGCGCCGAGGGCTTCTGCCTGATCAACGACGCCGCGCTGCTGACCCGCATTGCGCTGGACGAGGGGCTGGCGCGGCGGGTCGCGGTCCTTGACCTCGACGTGCATCAGGGCAACGGGACGGCCGCGCTGCTGGCCGCCGAGTCCCGCGCCCTGACCGTCAGCGTGCACGGCGAGCGCAACTATCCCTTTCGCAAGGAGCGCAGCAGCCTTGACCTCGGCCTGCCAGATGGCGTGACCGACGGCGAGTATCTGGAGGTGCTGCGGGGACAGGTGCTCCCCGCGCTGGAGGCGTTTCGGCCCGACCTGCTGCTGTATCTCGCCGGGGCGGACGTGCTCGCGGGCGACCGCTTCGGCCGCTTTGCGCTGACCCTGGACGGCGTGGGCGCACGCAACCGCGCGGTGCTGACCTGGGCGCGGGAGGCCGGGGTGCCCGTCGTCACCATGATGGCCGGAGGCTACAACCGCGACCACGCCCTGACGGTGGCCGCCCATGCCCGCGTCGTGCTGGACGGACTGGATGTGTTTTCTTCCTGA
- a CDS encoding Crp/Fnr family transcriptional regulator: MTLNSIPTPSALHLTDLHRRPLRRGETLYYAGDAAPSLYRLESGLLRAVRLTPQGRTLTVRHIWPGDVFGEETLHGIVRAHQVTALTDAAVVPLHPQHLGAAELWEVTRSLSAQLQRVMNDGVHIQNGELRERIARYLLNLAESSLGGRHGDGTRFVRATHELIAEGTGATRESVSKLIGEMRDDGLLTPAYRCLTLTDEASLRALSGYHGD, translated from the coding sequence ATGACCCTCAACAGTATCCCGACCCCGTCTGCCCTGCACCTGACCGACTTGCACCGCCGCCCCCTGCGCCGGGGCGAGACGCTGTACTACGCGGGCGACGCAGCCCCTAGCCTGTACCGGCTGGAAAGCGGGCTGCTGCGGGCTGTGCGCCTGACTCCCCAGGGCCGGACCCTGACGGTGCGCCACATCTGGCCCGGCGACGTGTTCGGCGAGGAGACGCTGCACGGCATTGTCCGCGCCCATCAGGTCACGGCGCTGACCGACGCGGCGGTCGTGCCGCTGCACCCGCAGCACCTCGGAGCCGCCGAGCTGTGGGAAGTCACCCGCAGCCTCAGCGCCCAGCTTCAGCGGGTCATGAACGACGGCGTGCACATTCAGAACGGCGAACTGCGCGAGCGCATCGCCCGCTACCTGCTGAACCTCGCGGAATCCAGCCTCGGCGGGCGGCATGGCGACGGCACCCGCTTTGTGCGGGCCACCCACGAGCTGATCGCCGAGGGCACCGGGGCCACCCGCGAGAGCGTGTCCAAGCTGATCGGGGAAATGCGCGACGACGGCCTGCTGACCCCTGCCTACCGCTGCCTGACCCTGACCGACGAGGCCAGCCTGCGGGCGCTGAGCGGGTATCACGGCGACTGA